From the Cucumis sativus cultivar 9930 chromosome 5, Cucumber_9930_V3, whole genome shotgun sequence genome, the window ACAAGGTCTTGTTATTTAGCAAGGAGGTTAGCTTAAGAGATCCAAATCTTAAACTAGACTAACATATAAAGGATGAAGCACGTCTTGAACATTGAAACTTGGGCGAAAGTAGAACCGACGGcgtcaacaacaaaaattattaattgaatttttaggaAGAGGAACTGACAGgcaatgaaaattattattaattgaattttaatatcaaaaccaaccaaatagtaatttaaaaacacacaaaaagacAAAGTGGGGGATAAAGATAAACATAATCCATTGGTGGAGGGAGTCAGTGATGAGTACAAAATAATGTGATAAAAATCGCTTCAGTCAACACCAGAGTCAAACTTTTAGGTTAGATTTTTCTCAACTTTTGATTTAGAGAAGTTTTTTACCAACTTTTAGATGGAATATTGAGATTTTTCCCTTTACCAGATTAAttattgagatttttttctttgtcataATTAAAGGATATGTTCTGTGTATGTACGCAATATTACAATGTtaagaatatatttatttttaagatttaattgtgttttcttaatttgaaaTCAGGCTTATGCTTCATACCGCCTCCAAGCTTACGCATCATGTTTTAAAACATCGAACACGCTAAAAAGCCTATCTAACTAgacaattttttgaaaaaatttggaCACCGTTGGACACAGGAAACTAACAGAGATTTTCTTACCAACTGAATCCTTGTACATCGTTTCATCCTAAAGTATTAGAAGTCACCTTCTTCCTCTAGTTATAGCCAACTAAATCTTTCTATATCTTTTAAGATCTCAAATGTAGTTCATTGACTTAATGTTGTATGTTTGTAGTAAagtatatctttttttatactaaatttGCATTTTGTATCTGTATAGGAGTATTAgtataacaatatataaacattttatacaTTATCTTCTGCTTCCCAACCAAAATGCCATGTTGCCATGTTCATGTGGTGTTTGGGTCCCACTGTGCTACTTAGGTTTTGAATATTGAGCAAAAATAAAGAGCAGATGGGcataaagaaaaatcagaatagaaaaatcaatggCAACAATCGATAACAATAAAGAAGTTGGAGAAAGGACATACGTTGACTTGAATGGTGCACTGGTCACTCCAACTTGTGTGGCGAATGCAACCTCTTGAAAGGGACCAGCCATCTTTCCACGAGGAAACCATCCAAGGTCCCCACCTTTCTTCCCTGAAGGGCACTCTGAGTATTCAGCTGCTAACTGAGAGACCAACCAGGTTGTCGTAACGTGTTATTATCATTTGGTAACATCTCAGGTCATTATAATTCAGCAAGAAACATACATAAAGAAACCCCTAATTTCCATGCATCAATGACAATACTTAGGGTTGGAAAGAGAGTAAGGTGCCTTcattatcattgataaaagaaTGAAAGCATACAaacacataataataataaaaataaaaacaaaaattaaagagaaagaaaaagaaaaaaactcccTGCCTAAAGAAAGTGTCTCCaattaagtaaaataagacccaacaaataattacaatagAAATTTGTCATTGTCACCCAAAGGGAGACAATCAATATCAAAAGACAGTCTCTCAATCCTGTACAAACTCTAGTACCTCTTTCTCTTAAAATAGCCCATAACAAAGCACACACATCTACTTtccataaaaaagaacaaaaaatttccATTCCCTCAAAATAACAGATGAATGAGAAACTCCTCAATCATAGCACTAAAGAGCTATGACGAGCTATTTGGAGACAAAATGCATCAAAGTAGTGGTCGCAAACCTTCTAAGCATGAGCCACACCTCCAAAATGAATTCCAGGTCTTCTTCCACCGCCTAAAAGAGTCCAACCAAAGACAACTTCCTTCCCAGCCTATCTAAGCACGTGTTGATTCTTTCATGTATAACATGTCAAACAGTGACCTTCACCTTTTTTAGGATTATGAGGGGTccacaaaatgaagaaaaaaaggatcTACAAGAAAAGTCCTCACGAACAACACTCCAAAGTTGAACGTATGCCTACCAAAGCTCGAGAACTcctaaaagagaaagaaggacCATGATTTTTGTCATTTCTCTATCGAACAACGAAACCCAAAGGATGAGAAAAGAAGATCCTCCAATGAGTCAAAACACGAGCAACACAAGAATTTTTCATAGGCCATAGCAGCAAACAAATGGAACTTAAGAAAACATGTTACATAGGGGAAGATCCCCCATTCACCTAAACTCCCAAAAGAGAATACCCTTCCCATCGTCCATCACAAACTAGATCAAGTTGGAGAAAGAAGGAAGCTCGTTAGAAATTTCTTTCCACTAGTTTCTTAACGAGCCTTCGGCACCActcaaaatttagtaaaacAGACGAGAACCATACTTGCTCATGATAATCTTTATATCACAAGGAAGAAGACCCCGAGAGAATAATGTAATAACCATTTTGTCAATAATGCTTTGTTGTGGCCCCTTAAATTCCCCAAGTTGAACCTCCCAAGCGTAAGGCTTCCCAAAAGTTGCCCAACTCACTAGGTGTGCCCCTTTACCTTTTCCGAGTGTTTTTGAAAGTTGTCAAGGCATAATAAAGTGTATTGGTCTTCTAGGGCTTAAGTACAAGGTGCATGGGGTTTGTTTTTAGCACACTATGAATAAAAGTACTacataaagaagagaaattataattgtggggaaatggaaaaaaaataaataaataataaataataacctTAAACACAAGCAATTTGcttagtaaaatttattttttaaattaatgaagaagaaaaaaccagaattattaatctttttgtCTTAATAGCGAAAAAGTCTCAAGCCCCAGCGCTTCACAGAAGGTCTGCACCTTCTTTTATGTGCCTTGCCTTGCAAACCGGTACCATGACATGCACCTAGCAGGGCATTTAAAACACTACCTTCCCCCACACCCCTAAGTTATGTGAATATATTAATCTTTgcaatgaaatatagattactatgaaaatgttataataaaatCCCAACAACCACTACTTGCATTTGAAGGGCACCAAATTTATTaggatacttcctaacaagaacaagatttGAATCTATTGTAATGTAATTATAAGGaaatacaagataaacccTAGTATAAGGCATttggaacctccctcttgagtatTCTCACCCAAGCCCAAGATCACTGTACAAAATAACCTCCCATTTATAATAAGTAGAAACCACCCTAGTAAGCACTCTTATACAATAGCGGTGAGTTAAGCTACAATACAtcttaacaaacaaaaattacatatCTAGTACCTAATAGAAACAACTTTAAttgagaaagaaggaaaaaaaaccagggcatacaaaaaaaactcaGCCCAACAAAACACCCCACCTAgctaattaaaatgttttctgAGAAATAATTCCAAAAGATCTTTGAAACCAAAGCCCAAAGGAACACATGAAAGCCAATCAAAGCCCAAATCTCACTATGGTATCTCCCTCTACCACGAAACACCTGATCATTCCTTTCCGCCAAAATATCCCAAATCACAGTGCACACCCCAGCCAACCAcaaaaaaaaccctttttcTCTGAAGGGCGGATAGAGGAGGAACTCCTCAAGGATAGCTCAAACACTCCTTTGGCCAAGAAAGTTAAAGCCAAACTCTTGCAGAAAAGAACTCCACACAACATCCACATTCTCGCAATCCCAAACGAGATGATCAAAGTCTTCCTTCACCTTCCgaaaaagcaaacaaaaaggTCCAACAAGAAGAGTCCTCCTCTTAGCAAGCCTATCAACAGTGTTAACTCGCCAAGTAAGACTTGTCAAATAAAGAACCTAACTTTCTTAAGAACCTTAATCCTCTAGACCACATTGAAAACTGATTCCCTAGAGGGGGAGAGATTCAAGAGTAAACTGAAGTGAACAAAGATTGACACGTAAAACCCTGTTTAAGGTTTGGACTCCAAACATGAACGTCCCTTCTCTGGTCCCTAAAACTGCATCCAGGATATTGTTCATACAcctaaaaacaagaaaatgaaagggatATACATGTTCATTATCTCTCTATCAAAGCCCTTGAATATATCTCATAAATGTATTCATAATCTAACGTGTGAACAAGTAATACACACTCAGAACGTCAaattctaagaaaaaaaatctatcttGGGTAGCCAATTTACTAGAGAGGAGTAGAACATTCAGCCGTTGGAATGCTATTCAGTTACCTAGAAGATAGAATTCACGGAAAGGATTTCTACCATCGTTGCTTATTCacaaaaaagtaaatgtaTTGTCCCGCGGTGAGTTAAGCTGCAATATCAAGCATCTTTAACTAAAGACTTAATGCCCCTTTTTCTTAAACAGAATTGCAAAGGGTcacctaataaaaaaaaaaccaaaagaagaagaagaagaagaagaagcataCAACCTTAGCAAACTCAGCTGGTGGAACTTTGTCTCCATTGCTAAGCCAACCGTCCTGCAACTTCTTATACGCTTCATTGATTTTACCCTGCTTCTCGGACAGTATATGCCTTGCTAAAcaacaaattgaagaaaaagaaaataagaatgatGGACCCAGATCCCTAAACCTTCAGAAATCCCAAGCCCTGTAAATAggattgaagaaaaggaaagagaaaagagaggaaacCTTTAACATAAGTACAAGTTCCGAGGCCATCGGAAGCAGCTTTTCCGGATTTTCCCTTTCCTTTGGAAGCGCTTTCATCGGCTCCGGAAGCTCCTTGTTTTGCCTTCCCCTTCCCTTTACCACCCGCGTCCTTTGGCTTCGAGTCTTTCCCCATCTATTCGCTATAAAATACCTACACAAGCTTTAGCTTTAGATTTCAGTTGTTACCCTTCACTCCGATCACTCGATTAAATATCTCAACAAACAAAGGAATCTTTAACCCAAAATGGTTCAAACCATGATGACCAAATTTGGTTGTGTGTACCCTTCtacttttaattagtttttctcAAGGGGCGTGGgggaaggaaaggaaaatgggGAAAGGAATAAGGAAATAGAGATTATGAAatggaaattattatttgagagaaatatttgtttggagAAGGAGTAAGTGTTATTCCCatacattatttataatatttgtttcggaaaattattatgataaaaaattgtatcaaaaaactttttcatggacatgaatttttttttgtgaaccgagtacaaaatgaaaaatgtgctaatatttttcttttgcatttgtGTAAATTTTTGTCAGCTGTTCGTTCCATAAAGTCTTTACAACCaaaaattgtattcaaattcattttttttgttaagttaTTTCGTAATCCAAATACACCAAAAGTTTgtattattttccttttcgttattttgtataaatattttttttacttgtaacGTACACTTAATACATTCTCAAAcgttaagtttttctttttttttcatttgtacagtagttttttcttatttttttttacattaaattcaatacacaaaaaatattaatttgtttttttgctttgtgtaaaatatattttcgaaATTTGTACCGTAAGTCcaattcacaaaaaaaattgtattatttatttttcatttatctttaatttatagttCAATTTGATCGATAAAtccaatatattaaaaaagtatgctcatttttttcttcttttttgttgcattttcaAAGGTTTGGAAAAGAAATACTTGAGAAGGATTATAGGGGAAgaattatgataaaaaaaaagtttattattattattattttttaattcgtactcttgtatttttttgaaaaaaattgtatagtaaatccaatacacaaatattcgtatttttaatttaccgaaattttgaaattttattggaAAACATGTTccattagttttcataaatacaatgtCAATTTTGAACGTTTTGTACGTAAACTTTTCAtgtcaataaattaattgatatgtTACGTGTGAATGAAATTATATCAATGTCTTAAAATTGATGTTGTAAGTGCAATATTGAGAAATTGCATATAGTTAACGATCGATTTAAACAAATGAGGATGAACATAATAACATTGAAACGAAAcgaaatatgattttttttatttggaatgCAATTAAATGGTGATGTCAATTACATCGTACATCATGataatgcaaaataataattaaaaaaacaatggaaaccaaaataaaaatggaccATACATTTAAACAGACACACAATATTTGTGGttttgtgaaattaaaattaatcaaatacttgaatatttaattaatatgtgtatttggatttttagtctggttgaatttaaatttaattaaatatttttgggtatttatttaattaaattaaggagtgaaattttgttagaaatttgagaattataGGTATAcgtgaaatatatatatataattgttatgaaaaaatgaaaagataattgtatttgttaaaatataattattaaaaaatatatatttatattttgataaaatagaaaagttttaTATGATTGTATtgattgaagaaagaaaatgttgaagaagagaaaagaggaGGATTGAGAGGAAGAATGGGAGGGATTAAggtcctttcctttcctttcctttttctttcccttcccAAACATCcccataatattaatttttttaaatataataaataaaattaaaagtaagttagataatgtaataatttttatttcaatgttttcatattatcgttttttccaacaaaaaaaattgtgttctAGAAACTAAGTTATTCAATTAATATGTTAATATACAATTATTGTAATATATCTAATACAATAATGCAACAATCTTTATAGGAGAATTACATGAGgtagtaaaaataattaatatattagcatttatatcatcttttttagtatcgcaaaaatgacaaaattacaaaaatatcgCTAATTCcgttgattttttaaatatattttttaattacaaaactcCTCAGTAGTTCTAAATACATACCTTTTCCCTTTATTTTCTAACCAAAGGTCGATTTATTAAGGGGTCAGGGCATATGCCCCTCACATTCtcagtttttatattttaatattaattttgaagtgtcaaattacaatatatatttaataatgtttctttataaataaatttggtttctGGTGCACTGGTTGTGCCCCCATTTTGAgtgattttaaagttttttcccacaaaaaccgctcgAAGATGCCCacactcagtttttattttcgtcccaatacttttcctccaatggtttagttgtgtttctttgatcttgtggaacctatttagaccgatgatagccggcggataggtgtggaaacccatctatattgcaccctgtatgacacagaaaaaaaggcCAGGGcataggggtcgggtggggctcgttcgtggtgcacaacggttgcgccaaaaacggtccaaaaatggccaaggctttagcctacgaaaaatcggccgatttttaaccttGTGAAAAAAGTCCCGAAAATgcacagataactactaggcggcctcactttgagtgatattaaagtttttccccacaaaaaccgctcggagatgccccaCAATCAGTTTTTActttcgtcccaatacttttcctccaatggtttagttgtgtttctttgatcttgtggaACCTATTTAGACTGATGATAGCCGGCGGATATGTGTGGAAACCCATATATATTGCACtctgtatgacacagaaaaaaagcccagggcataggggtcgggtggggctcgttctTGGTGCACAAtggttgcgccaaaaacggtccaagaatggccaaggctttagcctacgaaaaatcggccgatttttaaccttGTGAAAAaagtcccgaaaattcacagataactactaggcggcctcactttgagtaatattaaagttttttcccacaaaaaccgcatggagatgcccagactgagtttttattttcgtcccaatacttttcttccaatggtttagttgtgtttctttaatcttgtggaacctatttagaccgatgatagccgacggataggtgtggaaacccatctatattgcaccctgtatgacacagaaaaaaggCCAGGGcataggggtcgggtggggctcgttcgtgGTGCACAAGGattgcgccaaaaacggtccaaaaatggccaacgCTTTATcctacgaaaaatcggccgacTTTTAACCTTGTGAAAAAAGTCCCGAAAATgcacagataactactaggcggcctcactttgagtaatattaatgttttttcccacaaaaaccgc encodes:
- the LOC101207250 gene encoding peptidyl-prolyl cis-trans isomerase NIMA-interacting 4, with translation MGKDSKPKDAGGKGKGKAKQGASGADESASKGKGKSGKAASDGLGTCTYVKARHILSEKQGKINEAYKKLQDGWLSNGDKVPPAEFAKLAAEYSECPSGKKGGDLGWFPRGKMAGPFQEVAFATQVGVTSAPFKSTHGYHIILCEGRKN